In a single window of the Raphanus sativus cultivar WK10039 chromosome 9, ASM80110v3, whole genome shotgun sequence genome:
- the LOC108825685 gene encoding uncharacterized protein LOC108825685, whose amino-acid sequence MATAILSSRNSLNQRFDHESQIHRNPNPRLRRDSSAPHRLKHSSTASKSKTLVASPAANTNLVMGQVKILKRGESLSAFRNSCSADEDDKKRHRLRMIDLIVATTKRIGPERETVQKQIGGFKGVEIVSVDYAGSCNSISPPPTSLPIPSFL is encoded by the coding sequence ATGGCCACTGCGATTCTCTCTTCTCGCAACTCTTTAAACCAACGATTCGATCACGAATCCCAAATTCACCGTAACCCTAATCCTCGCCTTCGCCGTGACTCTTCAGCTCCTCACCGACTCAAGCATTCCTCCACGGCGTCTAAGTCTAAGACGCTGGTTGCATCCCCGGCGGCGAACACCAATCTTGTCATGGGACAAGTCAAGATCCTCAAACGCGGCGAGTCACTTAGCGCGTTTCGTAATAGCTGCAGCGCCGATGAAGACGATAAGAAACGACATCGTTTGAGGATGATCGATCTGATCGTAGCGACGACTAAGAGAATCGGACCTGAACGAGAGACTGTGCAGAAGCAGATCGGAGGTTTTAAAGGAGTGGAGATCGTCTCCGTAGATTACGCCGGCTCTTGTAACTCGATTTCTCCGCCTCCCACCTCTCTTCCTATTCCATCTTTCTtgtag